One stretch of Anolis carolinensis isolate JA03-04 chromosome 3, rAnoCar3.1.pri, whole genome shotgun sequence DNA includes these proteins:
- the LOC134292280 gene encoding neuropeptide Y receptor type 4-2-like, protein MNLTISFNSTSQRQTNWSFPYHAILTCRNTTDITMFLVTLYSMETIIGILGNLCLIGILTKHKDKAIVTNIFIANLIASDLIMCIFCLPFTIATLLMKYWLFGEGMCRMISFIQCTSVTVSILSLVLIALERHQLIINPTGWRPSISQAHLGIAVVWIFSAILSLPFVTNSTLNNVDLAQFHITDSYATKDMCMNSWPSEKYKIIYSTVLLLLQYCIPLILIVVCYLHIYLQLQKREGMFKNHDYSCRRIQLKRINILLACMVVAFAVCWLPLHVFNSIADWDYKMIPNCLHDLIFSLCHLVAMASACINPIIYGFLNKNFKKEVKDLILNCQHRPSLQDYENVPLSTLQTDISKGFAQSNFPQNLTCPVTTILKS, encoded by the coding sequence ATGAACCTGACCATATCTTTTAATTCAACATCTCAGCGCCAAACCAATTGGAGTTTTCCCTACCACGCCATCCTGACCTGTAGGAACACGACCGACATTACCATGTTTCTGGTCACGTTATATAGCATGGAAACCATTATAGGTATTCTAGGAAATTTGTGCTTGATTGGTATCTTGACCAAACATAAGGACAAAGCCATAGTGACCAATATATTTATTGCCAATTTAATAGCTTCGGACCTGATCATGTGCATCTTCTGCCTGCCATTCACCATTGCTACCCTCTTGATGAAGTACTGGCTATTTGGTGAGGGTATGTGCCGAATGATCTCATTTATTCAGTGTACCTCTGTGACTGTGTCTATTTTGTCACTTGTACTTATTGCTCTGGAAAGGCACCAACTCATTATTAACCCAACCGGCTGGAGACCCAGCATCTCCCAAGCCCATTTGGGCATTGCTGTTGTCTGGATCTTTTCTGCTATCTTGTCCCTGCCTTTTGTAACTAACTCCACCTTGAATAATGTTGACCTAGCGCAGTTCCACATAACGGATTCCTATGCCACCAAGGACATGTGCATGAATTCGTGGCCTTCAGAAAAATATAAGATCATATATTCTACTGTGTTATTGCTGCTACAGTACTGTATTCCCCTTATCCTTATTGTTGTGTGTTACCTACATATTTACCTTCAGCTCCAGAAGAGGGAGGGCATGTTTAAAAATCATGACTACAGTTGCCGGAGAATTCAACTCAAGCGAATAAACATCCTGCTGGCTTGCATGGTTGTTGCCTTTGCGGTCTGCTGGTTGCCATTACATGTTTTTAACAGCATTGCTGACTGGGACTACAAAATGATTCCTAATTGTCTCCATGATTTGATCTTCTCATTATGTCATCTTGTAGCTATGGCATCTGCCTGTATTAACCCTATTATCTACGGTTTTCTAAATAAGAATTTCAAAAAAGAAGTGAAGGATCTGATTCTGAATTGCCAGCACCGTCCTTCCCTGCAAGACTATGAAAATGTGCCTCTATCCACCTTGCAGACAGACATCTCCAAGGGCTTTGCACAGTCAAACTTTCCACAGAATCTCACTTGTCCTGTGACAACAATCTTGAAATCCTGA